One region of Thermosipho affectus genomic DNA includes:
- a CDS encoding NADH:ubiquinone reductase (Na(+)-transporting) subunit F, whose product MDILVAPLIVGLISAVLSALIVVVDSIVNNYGEVEIDINSGKKKLKVQGGRPLLFTLASENIFIPSACGGRGSCGACKVKVLSDVGEYLPTELPYMSKEEIAQNIRLSCQIKVKKNLKIELPEELFNVKKFKGTVISLENVTHDIKEVKLKLSEEINFKAGQYVQLVIPPYDKIKQPTQRAYSIASTPSKKDEIELLIRLVPGGIATTYVHNYLKEGDVLEVIGPFGEFYMRDTKKDMICVAGGSGMAPIKSIIFDMYERNILDRNVWYFFGARTEKDLFYVELFRKLEKVWDKFHFIPALSEPQKDWDGEVGLITDVMVKYLETMVGKETEKEGYLCGSPGMINACETLLKKHGINEVYYDKFA is encoded by the coding sequence ATGGATATATTAGTTGCTCCTTTGATAGTAGGCCTTATATCTGCTGTACTTTCTGCTTTGATAGTTGTAGTGGATTCAATTGTAAATAATTATGGAGAAGTCGAGATTGACATTAACAGCGGTAAGAAAAAATTAAAAGTTCAAGGCGGAAGACCTCTTTTATTTACACTTGCATCTGAAAATATATTTATTCCTTCAGCATGTGGAGGACGAGGAAGTTGCGGAGCTTGTAAGGTTAAAGTATTAAGTGATGTTGGAGAATATCTTCCCACAGAACTTCCGTATATGTCAAAAGAGGAAATTGCGCAAAATATAAGGTTATCTTGTCAGATAAAAGTAAAGAAAAATTTAAAAATTGAACTTCCAGAAGAATTATTTAATGTGAAGAAATTTAAAGGGACGGTTATCTCACTTGAAAATGTAACACATGATATAAAGGAGGTTAAGTTAAAGCTTTCGGAAGAAATAAATTTTAAAGCAGGACAATATGTTCAATTGGTAATTCCACCGTATGATAAAATAAAACAACCTACACAAAGGGCGTATTCAATTGCTTCAACTCCTAGTAAAAAAGATGAGATAGAGTTGTTAATTAGATTAGTACCAGGTGGTATCGCAACAACGTATGTTCATAATTATTTAAAGGAAGGAGATGTATTAGAGGTAATAGGTCCATTTGGGGAATTTTACATGAGGGATACAAAAAAGGATATGATATGTGTTGCAGGTGGTTCTGGTATGGCTCCAATAAAGTCTATTATTTTTGATATGTATGAGAGAAATATTTTAGACAGAAATGTGTGGTATTTCTTTGGAGCAAGAACAGAAAAAGATCTGTTTTATGTGGAGTTGTTTAGAAAACTTGAAAAGGTGTGGGATAAATTTCATTTTATTCCTGCACTTTCTGAGCCACAAAAAGATTGGGATGGAGAAGTTGGTCTTATAACAGATGTTATGGTAAAGTATTTGGAAACTATGGTTGGTAAGGAAACGGAAAAAGAAGGGTATTTATGTGGAAGCCCCGGTATGATAAATGCATGTGAGACTTTATTGAAAAAACATGGGATTAACGAGGTATATTACGATAAATTTGCATAA
- a CDS encoding Rnf-Nqr domain containing protein — MPDINPLVLFFASIFTSNILLSNFLGMCSFISISKSLKSSNGLGMAVTMVMTVTTVLNWGVEKYIIVPFQLEYLRYIIYIIVIAAVVQILEMVIDRVSPNLYISLGIFLPLITVNCAILGVALFMQLRNYSLIQSVFFGFGSGIGWWLAIVLLAAIRAKVDKSPVPAPLKGVGITLITIGIMAMAFIGFAGMINVQ; from the coding sequence ATGCCTGATATTAACCCACTTGTATTATTTTTTGCTTCAATTTTTACAAGTAATATTCTTCTTTCAAATTTCCTTGGTATGTGTTCTTTTATATCTATCTCAAAGTCTTTAAAATCGTCAAATGGTCTTGGTATGGCAGTTACAATGGTTATGACTGTAACAACTGTTTTGAACTGGGGTGTTGAGAAATATATTATTGTACCATTTCAACTAGAGTATTTAAGGTATATCATATACATAATAGTGATAGCAGCGGTGGTGCAAATACTTGAAATGGTAATAGATAGGGTTTCACCGAATTTGTATATAAGTTTAGGTATATTTTTGCCACTAATTACGGTAAACTGCGCAATTTTGGGTGTTGCTCTGTTTATGCAACTTAGGAATTATTCTCTTATACAATCTGTTTTCTTTGGTTTTGGTTCTGGAATAGGGTGGTGGCTTGCCATTGTTTTACTCGCGGCGATTAGGGCAAAGGTGGATAAATCGCCTGTACCTGCTCCCTTAAAAGGTGTTGGAATTACTTTGATAACTATTGGAATAATGGCAATGGCTTTTATAGGTTTTGCCGGTATGATAAATGTTCAATAG
- a CDS encoding GNAT family N-acetyltransferase, whose translation MGDLLVKLYNLNFEIQTPNGILLKRPIGPEKIFLVNWIEKNFGRLWASEVDVSFSKTPISMFVAYENKTNKVVGFSCYDTTCRGFLGPIGVLKEYRGKGIGKILLFKTLEDMYRVGYAYAIIGDAGPVDYYKKTVGAIEIEGSSPGIYKDLLGM comes from the coding sequence ATGGGAGACTTACTTGTTAAATTATACAACTTAAACTTTGAAATTCAAACACCAAATGGAATATTACTAAAAAGACCTATTGGTCCTGAGAAGATTTTTCTGGTTAATTGGATTGAGAAAAATTTTGGAAGATTATGGGCAAGTGAAGTAGATGTATCCTTTTCAAAAACCCCTATTTCAATGTTTGTTGCCTATGAAAATAAAACTAACAAGGTTGTAGGTTTCTCTTGCTATGACACGACTTGTAGAGGTTTTTTGGGACCTATAGGTGTTTTGAAGGAGTACAGAGGAAAAGGTATAGGCAAAATATTACTTTTTAAAACTTTGGAAGATATGTATAGAGTAGGGTATGCGTATGCAATAATTGGGGATGCAGGACCAGTGGATTATTACAAAAAAACTGTTGGAGCAATTGAAATTGAAGGTTCATCACCGGGAATATATAAAGATTTACTGGGTATGTGA
- the rplA gene encoding 50S ribosomal protein L1 produces the protein MPKHSKRYNEIKKLVDRSKEYDLNEAVELAKKVATAKFDETVELHIKTNIDYRKSDQQIRSTISLPHGTGKEVKVLVFAKGDKAEEAKEAGADYVGAEDLVEKIQKEGFLDFDVAIATPDMMRVIGKLGKILGPRGLMPNPKAGTVTNDVASAVKEFKKGRMEIRTDKTGNLHIPVGKASFDNAKLTENIKSAYEQVLNLKPAAVKGTFIKKVVLSTTMGPGIKVDPTTLQ, from the coding sequence ATGCCGAAGCACTCCAAGAGGTATAATGAAATCAAAAAGTTAGTTGATAGGTCAAAAGAGTACGATTTAAATGAAGCAGTAGAGCTTGCTAAAAAGGTTGCTACAGCAAAATTCGATGAAACAGTAGAACTTCACATTAAAACAAACATAGACTATAGAAAGTCAGATCAACAAATTAGAAGCACCATTTCCCTACCACATGGTACAGGAAAAGAAGTAAAAGTACTTGTATTTGCTAAAGGTGACAAAGCAGAAGAAGCAAAAGAAGCCGGTGCAGACTATGTCGGTGCAGAAGATTTGGTAGAAAAGATCCAAAAGGAAGGATTTTTAGATTTCGATGTTGCAATAGCTACTCCAGATATGATGAGGGTAATAGGAAAATTGGGTAAAATCCTTGGTCCAAGAGGATTAATGCCAAATCCAAAAGCAGGGACTGTAACAAATGATGTAGCTTCCGCTGTAAAGGAGTTTAAAAAGGGTAGAATGGAAATTAGAACAGATAAAACTGGAAACCTACACATACCAGTAGGAAAAGCATCATTTGATAATGCAAAATTAACGGAAAACATAAAATCTGCATACGAACAAGTGTTAAACTTAAAGCCCGCTGCTGTAAAAGGTACCTTTATAAAAAAAGTAGTACTTTCAACAACGATGGGACCTGGTATAAAGGTAGATCCTACGACATTACAATAG
- a CDS encoding RnfABCDGE type electron transport complex subunit D, protein MFQKQPMMRRMLYALIPIYVYAFLFYGFRLIFLSVFVFIFGVLTEYFFEKRKGKKVTEAVLVSCMLYTLSLPPNISWWMAVIGIVFGIAIAKEAYGGFGRNVFNPAITGRLFIYITFPSYMTSGWMLPRFGFFGSDVVTSATPLEILRSGGVVNLKDLFFGFRAGSFGEGAIFLIILGAIYLVVTKTASFRIMLSTFLSASALILVFDLFLGKMDFWSAILSGSLVFVSVFIATDPVTAPKNKKAQLIYGVIIGVSIVVIRSFSLFSEGTSFAVLLGNTFAPLLDFLTKKVKK, encoded by the coding sequence ATGTTTCAAAAACAACCTATGATGAGAAGGATGCTTTATGCTTTAATTCCCATATATGTGTATGCTTTTTTATTCTATGGTTTTCGTCTAATATTTTTAAGTGTTTTTGTATTTATTTTTGGGGTATTAACCGAATATTTTTTTGAAAAAAGAAAAGGTAAGAAGGTTACGGAAGCAGTTCTTGTAAGTTGTATGTTGTATACATTATCCCTTCCTCCAAATATATCGTGGTGGATGGCAGTTATTGGAATAGTTTTTGGAATTGCCATTGCAAAAGAGGCCTATGGAGGCTTTGGAAGAAATGTGTTTAATCCAGCTATAACGGGAAGGTTGTTTATATATATAACATTTCCATCGTATATGACAAGTGGATGGATGTTACCAAGATTTGGTTTTTTTGGTAGCGATGTAGTTACTTCTGCAACACCTTTGGAGATTTTGAGATCAGGTGGTGTAGTTAATTTAAAAGATTTATTTTTTGGATTTAGGGCAGGTTCATTTGGTGAAGGAGCCATATTTCTTATTATCTTAGGAGCTATATATCTTGTTGTAACAAAGACTGCAAGTTTTAGGATAATGCTTTCAACATTTTTGAGCGCGTCTGCACTTATCCTTGTCTTTGATTTGTTTTTGGGAAAGATGGATTTTTGGTCTGCTATATTGTCTGGAAGTTTAGTATTTGTTTCTGTGTTTATTGCAACGGATCCAGTTACTGCTCCTAAGAATAAAAAGGCACAGTTAATATATGGAGTTATAATTGGTGTTTCTATAGTGGTTATAAGGTCTTTTTCGTTGTTTTCTGAAGGCACAAGTTTTGCCGTTTTGCTGGGAAATACCTTTGCACCCCTTCTTGATTTTTTAACAAAGAAGGTGAAAAAATGA
- a CDS encoding mannose-1-phosphate guanylyltransferase translates to MNCALIMAGGKGERFWPYSTDERPKQFINLFGKKTMIQQTVERLEGFIPNEQIFIVTGERYVKLVREQLPNIPERNIIIEPEGRNTAPCIALSAFYIKKIYGNVNLAVFPADHLVRRVDDFKKALSHAFEFVDSNEDAIVTLGIKPNRPETGYGYIKFIGKELKINETILKVDRFVEKPDKETAKKYIEEGNYLWNAGIFIWKIDTILKNTKVFLQNTYNVLSKVFEDENFKDKLRKLYGKVDKISVDFGIMEKAKNIYVIPSEFGWDDVGSWTAVERYSKKDESGNVVGENMYYFGSKGNIVKSKKKTILNDVEDLVVIETDEYIIVSKKESVQKLKEIKSYLCK, encoded by the coding sequence TTGAATTGTGCGCTTATAATGGCTGGTGGAAAGGGAGAAAGATTTTGGCCTTATTCAACAGATGAAAGACCAAAACAATTTATAAACCTTTTTGGAAAAAAAACTATGATCCAACAGACTGTGGAAAGATTGGAAGGATTTATTCCAAATGAGCAAATTTTTATTGTTACTGGAGAAAGATATGTGAAACTTGTAAGAGAACAATTACCAAATATACCGGAAAGGAATATCATAATAGAACCTGAAGGGAGAAATACTGCGCCTTGTATAGCGTTGTCTGCTTTTTACATAAAAAAAATTTATGGGAATGTCAACCTTGCTGTTTTTCCCGCTGATCATTTGGTTAGAAGGGTGGATGATTTTAAAAAAGCGTTATCACATGCCTTTGAATTTGTAGATTCAAATGAAGATGCCATAGTTACTTTAGGGATAAAACCAAATAGACCGGAAACGGGATATGGCTACATAAAATTTATAGGAAAAGAATTAAAGATTAATGAAACTATTTTAAAGGTAGATAGGTTTGTTGAAAAACCAGATAAAGAAACGGCAAAAAAATATATAGAAGAGGGCAATTATCTTTGGAATGCAGGGATTTTTATTTGGAAAATAGATACCATATTGAAAAATACAAAGGTATTTTTGCAGAATACGTATAATGTATTAAGTAAAGTCTTTGAAGATGAGAATTTTAAAGATAAACTAAGAAAACTCTATGGTAAAGTGGATAAAATTTCCGTTGATTTTGGTATTATGGAAAAAGCAAAGAATATTTACGTAATTCCATCAGAATTTGGATGGGATGATGTGGGAAGTTGGACTGCGGTTGAAAGATACAGTAAAAAAGATGAAAGTGGAAATGTTGTGGGTGAAAACATGTACTATTTTGGATCAAAGGGAAATATAGTAAAGAGTAAAAAGAAGACCATATTAAACGATGTAGAAGATTTAGTTGTCATTGAAACAGATGAGTATATAATAGTTTCAAAAAAAGAAAGTGTTCAAAAATTAAAAGAAATAAAAAGTTACCTATGTAAGTAG
- a CDS encoding sensor domain-containing diguanylate cyclase yields the protein MVYIVIVSLFFVFLIFKDYFYVCFKLSCFNLNLKLQIKNRFISVLYEILLKNLRNEKENLYNVFEYIKKLLGADSWSFLFTPENKEWRFLLWSSTLDEKPLEILGEYFQKQSPNNLKKIMLSKEYFYIEDVIGKSYWVEVKEISVKSWVGIPLVYNGKVYGILNIDWYKLRRKKSTDDIIFKSITENLSFILYNYLKLHEKVNDVNRDILTNLYSRKVLDDVLIENYTHILFIDLNKFKNINDTYGHLMGDEVLRIISERMKRTIKNGDLLIRYGGDEFVLLINSSEEGVKVLVKRLKEHISKRINIGNKDICIGVSIGIQKVVSGKSLDELIKLADEKMYEDKNKKLN from the coding sequence TTGGTTTATATTGTTATTGTTTCCTTATTTTTCGTATTTTTGATTTTTAAAGACTATTTTTATGTATGTTTTAAGCTATCTTGTTTTAACCTTAATTTAAAATTACAGATAAAAAATAGATTTATTTCAGTACTTTACGAAATACTTCTAAAAAACCTGAGAAATGAAAAAGAAAATTTGTACAATGTGTTTGAATATATAAAAAAACTTCTTGGAGCAGATTCGTGGTCTTTTCTTTTTACACCGGAAAATAAGGAATGGAGGTTCTTACTTTGGTCATCTACTTTGGATGAAAAACCTCTTGAAATACTTGGAGAGTATTTCCAAAAACAATCACCGAATAACTTAAAAAAGATAATGCTTTCAAAAGAATACTTTTATATTGAGGATGTAATAGGGAAGAGTTATTGGGTGGAAGTGAAAGAAATTTCCGTAAAGTCATGGGTGGGAATACCTTTAGTCTATAACGGAAAGGTTTACGGTATCTTAAATATTGATTGGTATAAGTTAAGAAGAAAGAAAAGTACAGATGATATCATATTTAAATCGATTACGGAAAATTTGTCATTTATTTTGTACAATTATTTAAAATTACACGAAAAAGTAAACGATGTAAATAGGGATATTTTAACAAACTTGTATAGTAGAAAAGTACTTGATGATGTTTTAATTGAAAACTACACGCATATTTTGTTTATAGATTTAAACAAATTCAAAAATATAAACGATACGTATGGTCATTTAATGGGGGATGAAGTGTTAAGGATAATTTCAGAAAGAATGAAAAGGACAATAAAAAATGGTGATTTGCTTATAAGATATGGAGGAGATGAGTTTGTTTTACTTATTAATTCTTCTGAAGAAGGTGTAAAGGTATTGGTTAAAAGATTAAAAGAACATATTTCAAAAAGGATAAACATTGGAAATAAAGATATATGTATAGGTGTGTCAATAGGAATTCAAAAAGTTGTAAGTGGAAAGTCGTTGGATGAATTAATAAAACTTGCAGATGAGAAGATGTATGAAGATAAAAACAAAAAATTAAATTAG
- a CDS encoding exopolysaccharide transport family protein: protein MENQVEELTLSDILHIFKKRQFWFWTIFILTVIATGVYLFFATPIYEVSVKIKIPAKSSAPSFSSLSGAAALILGGGTTAPGVSDEMELIKSRKTLEKVIKELNLMDYFKNKIKDEDERERLTLNSVIHKLQEDIVSVEMVKDTSFIEIKVNLDDKELAYKLSKAILDAYTEVSKELNKDQDEYMVEFIEKQLPETEKELEEIENRLKEFKKQKSILPSKEAELLIESFSELESKYYSMQLEYKSLSVKLESLKGAISHFKGLISKLDYIPNSPVISSLREKLVEYQVEYQGMLQRYSPDSVEIKELEARIKEVEKRIREEIYSIVKSSFNADDPVLSTVYTQLIETQSMLEVSKASLKALEKLRADLENRLKGLPDIEVEYINLQRDYQLKQNAYVLLKTKLEELKLSTAGFNFSAPVVVDEPFIPDNPVKPNKKLTLAIGGVLGIFLGILFVFIVESSDKKVRDWFDVEKLIGKTPVLLEKPDVKLSVFKAPGSRYTNVIEKIGMKLISESNPKVFGVTSSGTFEEKDIFVANIAGFLSKNSKKTLILDFSNTMFKVFDINSGKSLVEYMKAPENIQNVEKNLYLLIKGKENVNDILLSKEFESLIEKFKETFDYIVINLPEASSPNIPLLKKLCEETLLILKSKVSEKERFLEALKEIKTEYVILSE, encoded by the coding sequence ATGGAAAATCAAGTAGAAGAACTTACATTGTCCGATATTTTGCATATATTTAAAAAAAGACAATTTTGGTTTTGGACTATATTCATTTTAACCGTGATTGCAACAGGTGTTTATTTATTTTTTGCAACTCCAATTTATGAAGTTAGTGTAAAGATAAAAATTCCTGCAAAAAGTTCAGCTCCATCCTTTTCATCGCTTAGTGGTGCTGCGGCTTTGATACTTGGTGGTGGTACAACGGCACCTGGGGTTTCAGATGAAATGGAATTGATAAAGAGTAGGAAAACACTTGAAAAGGTTATTAAAGAGTTAAATTTGATGGATTATTTTAAAAATAAGATTAAAGATGAAGATGAAAGAGAAAGGTTAACTTTAAATTCTGTTATCCACAAGTTACAAGAAGACATTGTTTCTGTGGAAATGGTAAAAGATACATCTTTTATTGAAATTAAAGTAAATCTTGATGATAAAGAGCTTGCATACAAACTTTCAAAGGCAATACTTGATGCGTATACTGAAGTTTCCAAAGAATTAAATAAAGACCAGGATGAATATATGGTAGAGTTTATTGAAAAACAACTTCCAGAGACGGAAAAAGAACTAGAGGAAATAGAAAATAGATTAAAAGAATTTAAGAAACAAAAGTCCATATTACCATCAAAAGAAGCAGAACTTTTAATAGAGAGTTTTTCAGAGTTGGAAAGTAAATACTACTCTATGCAACTTGAGTACAAGTCCTTGAGTGTAAAACTGGAAAGTTTAAAGGGGGCTATTTCTCACTTTAAGGGACTTATAAGTAAACTTGATTATATTCCAAATAGTCCAGTAATATCGAGTTTGAGGGAAAAACTTGTTGAATATCAAGTTGAGTATCAAGGGATGCTCCAAAGATACTCACCAGATTCGGTTGAAATTAAGGAATTAGAAGCAAGAATAAAGGAAGTTGAAAAAAGGATAAGAGAAGAAATTTATAGTATAGTAAAAAGTAGTTTCAATGCAGATGATCCGGTACTTTCAACTGTTTATACGCAATTAATCGAGACGCAATCTATGCTAGAAGTTTCAAAAGCAAGTTTAAAAGCACTTGAGAAATTGCGAGCGGATTTGGAGAATCGTTTAAAGGGTTTACCGGATATAGAAGTTGAGTATATAAATCTTCAAAGGGACTATCAATTAAAACAGAATGCATACGTACTCTTAAAGACAAAATTAGAAGAGTTGAAGCTGTCAACCGCGGGTTTTAATTTTAGTGCACCTGTGGTGGTAGATGAACCATTTATACCGGATAATCCTGTAAAACCAAATAAAAAGTTAACTTTAGCTATTGGTGGAGTTTTAGGAATTTTTCTAGGAATATTGTTCGTCTTTATCGTAGAATCTTCTGATAAGAAGGTAAGAGATTGGTTTGATGTAGAAAAATTAATAGGAAAAACTCCCGTTCTTTTAGAAAAACCAGATGTGAAACTTTCAGTCTTTAAAGCGCCTGGTTCTAGGTACACCAATGTGATTGAAAAAATTGGTATGAAACTAATTAGTGAGAGTAATCCTAAAGTTTTTGGGGTTACATCATCTGGAACTTTTGAGGAAAAAGATATATTCGTTGCAAATATTGCGGGATTTTTATCGAAAAATTCCAAAAAGACTTTAATTTTGGATTTTTCAAATACCATGTTCAAAGTGTTTGATATAAATAGTGGAAAGAGTTTAGTTGAATACATGAAAGCTCCGGAGAATATTCAAAATGTAGAAAAAAATCTTTATTTGCTTATAAAGGGAAAAGAAAATGTAAATGATATTTTGTTATCAAAAGAGTTTGAAAGTTTAATTGAGAAATTTAAAGAAACCTTTGATTATATAGTTATAAATCTTCCAGAAGCAAGTTCTCCAAATATACCTTTATTAAAGAAGCTTTGTGAAGAAACATTGCTTATTTTAAAATCAAAAGTTAGTGAGAAAGAAAGGTTTTTGGAAGCGTTAAAAGAAATAAAGACGGAATATGTAATACTCAGTGAATAA
- a CDS encoding dihydrofolate reductase, producing MHLSMIVVTDIFGGFSTKDYDPINWGSKEDKKHFRKITTEIGTVIMGRKTFESIGHPLKDRLNIILTTQKKENKENIIFTKGSPEKIIKFLENQKIHSAAIIGGKKVFEDFFPFVDKLYITIEPIVLENAQKLNFPKTSFKLVATNVLNSKGTIVLEYKKLSQKDFL from the coding sequence ATGCATCTTTCAATGATAGTTGTAACAGACATTTTTGGTGGATTTTCCACAAAAGACTATGATCCAATAAATTGGGGTTCAAAAGAAGATAAAAAACATTTTCGAAAGATTACAACAGAAATTGGAACAGTTATAATGGGAAGAAAAACATTTGAAAGTATAGGACATCCTCTCAAAGATAGATTAAATATAATACTTACCACTCAGAAAAAAGAAAACAAAGAAAATATAATATTTACTAAAGGCTCACCAGAAAAAATTATAAAATTTTTGGAAAATCAAAAAATCCATTCTGCAGCGATTATAGGCGGAAAAAAGGTGTTTGAAGATTTTTTTCCGTTTGTAGATAAACTATATATAACAATCGAACCTATTGTACTTGAGAATGCACAAAAATTGAATTTTCCAAAAACATCATTTAAGTTAGTCGCTACCAACGTATTAAATTCAAAAGGTACAATAGTACTTGAATACAAAAAACTATCCCAAAAAGACTTTCTTTAG
- the nqrD gene encoding NADH:ubiquinone reductase (Na(+)-transporting) subunit D encodes MNKYKEIFFKNVWYENPVFVLVLGICSTLAVTNNLKNTLIMTIGVLLVTGFSNLTVSLLKSFIPGKVRMITQVLIISFYVIIVDIVLRAYLPDVSKALGPYVGLIITNCIIMGRAEAFAQSNSPLLSFWDGVTSGLGYMVVLMVIAFFRELFGFGTVFGYRIMPEGFVNWTIMVMPPSAFFMLALFIWIVKGRGNNNA; translated from the coding sequence ATGAATAAGTATAAAGAAATATTCTTTAAAAATGTGTGGTATGAAAATCCTGTTTTTGTACTTGTTTTGGGGATATGTTCTACTCTTGCAGTAACTAATAATTTAAAAAATACATTGATTATGACGATTGGTGTTTTACTTGTTACGGGTTTTTCAAATTTAACAGTGTCGTTGCTAAAATCTTTTATTCCCGGAAAAGTTAGAATGATAACTCAAGTTTTGATAATTTCTTTTTACGTTATAATAGTGGATATTGTTCTTAGGGCGTATTTGCCAGATGTGAGTAAAGCCTTAGGTCCATATGTTGGATTGATTATCACTAATTGTATTATTATGGGGAGAGCAGAAGCTTTTGCACAATCGAATTCTCCACTTTTATCGTTTTGGGACGGTGTTACAAGCGGCTTGGGATATATGGTGGTTTTAATGGTTATAGCGTTTTTTAGAGAACTTTTTGGCTTTGGTACTGTGTTTGGATATAGGATAATGCCAGAAGGATTTGTCAATTGGACGATTATGGTTATGCCACCTAGTGCGTTTTTCATGTTGGCACTCTTTATTTGGATTGTAAAGGGAAGGGGGAATAATAATGCCTGA
- a CDS encoding FMN-binding protein — MKTENKFYVILFTFTITFVFVVILSYINSLTYDKVLENRGYFKVRAILNAMRIDFSDKMDAIEKFKKYVKKINIGGKDFYVSNVGEKVYAYVFSGNGLWGTITGVVALNKNLDRIVGVDIISQNETPGLGGRIEEDWFKEQFRGEKVDKEIGIKKSEKLGDSNKENYSVDAITGATLTSKFFVKIINNTISEMRKVLRGDTYE, encoded by the coding sequence ATGAAAACGGAAAATAAATTTTACGTTATCTTGTTTACTTTTACTATAACTTTCGTTTTTGTGGTTATTCTTTCTTATATAAATTCCCTTACTTATGATAAAGTTTTGGAAAATCGTGGATATTTTAAGGTGAGAGCTATACTAAACGCCATGAGAATTGATTTTAGTGACAAAATGGATGCCATTGAAAAGTTTAAAAAGTATGTAAAAAAAATAAACATTGGAGGGAAAGATTTTTATGTTTCAAATGTAGGCGAAAAGGTGTATGCTTATGTTTTTTCGGGTAATGGATTATGGGGGACAATTACAGGTGTTGTTGCACTAAACAAAAATTTAGATAGAATTGTGGGTGTTGATATTATATCTCAAAATGAAACACCAGGTCTTGGTGGAAGAATAGAAGAGGATTGGTTCAAAGAGCAATTTAGAGGAGAAAAAGTAGATAAAGAGATAGGAATTAAAAAATCTGAGAAATTAGGAGATAGTAATAAGGAAAACTACTCTGTTGATGCAATTACAGGTGCAACCCTAACCTCGAAATTTTTCGTAAAGATTATAAATAACACGATTAGTGAAATGAGAAAAGTGCTAAGAGGTGATACGTATGAATAA